The Halogranum gelatinilyticum genome contains a region encoding:
- a CDS encoding DUF424 domain-containing protein: MLLKERDTPEGLLVSVCDPDCLGETYENGKVSLTVTEDFYGGEDAEEADEETVLDSLHRAAVANLVGEETVRVAVEAGVVDEETVLELEGTLHAQLLWLR; encoded by the coding sequence ATGCTGCTCAAGGAGCGCGACACCCCCGAGGGACTGCTCGTGTCGGTCTGTGACCCCGACTGTCTCGGCGAGACGTACGAGAACGGCAAGGTCTCTCTGACCGTCACGGAGGACTTCTACGGCGGCGAGGACGCCGAGGAGGCCGACGAGGAGACCGTCCTCGACAGCCTTCACCGTGCTGCTGTCGCCAACCTCGTCGGCGAGGAGACCGTCCGCGTCGCCGTCGAAGCGGGCGTCGTCGACGAGGAGACCGTCCTCGAACTCGAAGGGACGCTCCACGCGCAGTTGCTCTGGCTGCGGTAG
- a CDS encoding tetratricopeptide repeat protein, which produces MSDDRRPHKFSEGQGLNEDYDEFTLDPPELKIDPTKVDPVDSHVLTDLLDERNITQDDVDVQSLIDVGLSYMQINRFEEATEAFARAAQFAEDDSLDEQEAWVNKGAAHAQLEEFDEAIGAYQEALRIDEDSEHAASAHTNLAYALWEWGHTEDALEHAERAVEVDPRFPQAWYNRGFFLSERGLYEEAVNAYDNAIRLGERNVNILEEKALALEELGREEEAEEIMERAEEMREEAEREMVEEY; this is translated from the coding sequence ATGAGCGACGACCGCCGACCGCACAAGTTCTCCGAGGGGCAGGGCCTCAACGAGGACTACGACGAGTTCACGCTCGACCCGCCGGAGCTCAAGATCGACCCGACGAAGGTCGACCCGGTCGACTCCCACGTCCTGACGGACCTGCTCGACGAACGGAACATCACGCAGGACGACGTCGACGTCCAGAGTCTCATCGACGTCGGGCTCTCGTATATGCAGATCAACCGCTTCGAGGAGGCGACGGAGGCCTTCGCCCGCGCCGCCCAGTTCGCCGAGGACGACTCCCTCGACGAGCAGGAGGCGTGGGTCAACAAGGGCGCGGCACACGCCCAACTCGAAGAGTTCGACGAGGCCATCGGCGCGTACCAGGAAGCTCTCAGAATCGACGAGGACTCCGAACACGCCGCCTCCGCCCACACCAACCTCGCGTACGCGCTCTGGGAGTGGGGCCACACCGAGGACGCCCTGGAGCACGCCGAGCGCGCCGTCGAGGTCGACCCGCGCTTCCCGCAGGCGTGGTACAACCGCGGCTTCTTCCTCTCGGAGCGCGGGCTGTACGAGGAGGCCGTCAACGCCTACGACAACGCCATTCGACTCGGCGAGCGGAACGTGAACATCCTCGAGGAGAAGGCGCTGGCACTCGAAGAACTGGGTCGCGAAGAAGAGGCCGAAGAGATCATGGAGCGGGCCGAGGAGATGCGCGAGGAGGCCGAGCGCGAGATGGTCGAGGAGTACTAG
- the thpR gene encoding RNA 2',3'-cyclic phosphodiesterase → MRLFVSIDFPDAVADAIADVQAPLRDLAGLTLVSPERAHVTLKFLGDVDAERVPEIEEAIETAVDAGGLGPFETTVAGLGVFPNLDYISVVWAGVEEGADEMTRLHEALERELTAIGFDPEDHDFTPHVTIGRLKDARGKETVVEAVTGDQPTFGTFRVDEIRLTESTLTREGPEYETVTRFDL, encoded by the coding sequence ATGCGACTGTTCGTCAGCATCGACTTCCCCGACGCCGTCGCCGACGCCATCGCCGACGTGCAAGCCCCCCTCCGCGACCTGGCGGGGCTGACCCTCGTCTCGCCCGAGCGGGCGCACGTGACGCTAAAGTTCCTCGGCGACGTCGACGCCGAACGCGTCCCCGAAATCGAGGAAGCAATCGAGACCGCCGTCGACGCCGGCGGACTCGGCCCCTTCGAGACGACGGTCGCCGGACTCGGCGTCTTCCCGAACCTCGACTACATCAGCGTCGTCTGGGCCGGGGTCGAGGAGGGAGCCGACGAGATGACACGGCTCCACGAGGCACTGGAGCGGGAACTGACCGCCATCGGCTTCGACCCCGAGGACCACGACTTCACCCCGCACGTCACTATCGGGCGGCTGAAAGACGCCCGTGGGAAGGAGACGGTCGTGGAGGCCGTCACGGGCGACCAGCCGACGTTCGGGACGTTTCGCGTCGACGAGATTCGGCTGACCGAGAGCACGCTGACGCGGGAGGGTCCGGAGTACGAGACGGTGACACGGTTCGACCTCTGA
- a CDS encoding 50S ribosomal protein L39e, which produces MGKKSKAKKKRLAKLERQNSRVPAWVMMKTDMEVTRNPKRRNWRRSNTDE; this is translated from the coding sequence ATGGGTAAGAAATCGAAGGCCAAGAAGAAGCGTCTGGCAAAGCTGGAGCGTCAGAACAGCCGCGTCCCCGCGTGGGTCATGATGAAGACCGACATGGAAGTCACGCGAAACCCCAAGCGTCGCAACTGGCGGCGAAGTAACACGGACGAGTAA